A DNA window from Pseudoalteromonas spongiae UST010723-006 contains the following coding sequences:
- the ubiG gene encoding bifunctional 2-polyprenyl-6-hydroxyphenol methylase/3-demethylubiquinol 3-O-methyltransferase UbiG — translation MTVQQNVDASEIAKFEAMADRWWDLNGEFKPLHEINPLRLDFINLYSQGIFSKNVLDVGCGGGILAESMAKLGAHVTGIDMGEEPLNVAKLHALEVGVSLNYEKVTAEAFAEQNPQQFDVVTCMEMLEHVPDPESVIASLATLVKPGGHVFMSTLNKTLKGYLFAIVGAEHLLKIVPKGTHDHDKFIKPATLINWAEKYGLKARIMKGLSYNPLGQTYSLTNDVSVNYMIHFEKLA, via the coding sequence ATGACCGTTCAACAAAATGTAGATGCAAGTGAAATTGCAAAATTTGAAGCCATGGCCGACCGTTGGTGGGACCTTAATGGTGAATTTAAACCGCTACACGAAATAAACCCGCTTCGTTTAGACTTTATTAACTTATATAGCCAAGGCATTTTCTCAAAAAATGTATTAGATGTTGGCTGCGGTGGCGGTATATTAGCTGAAAGCATGGCTAAACTAGGCGCGCATGTGACGGGCATTGATATGGGTGAAGAGCCCTTAAATGTTGCTAAATTACATGCATTAGAAGTGGGCGTTTCCCTTAACTATGAAAAAGTGACCGCTGAAGCGTTTGCCGAGCAAAACCCTCAGCAATTTGATGTTGTTACGTGTATGGAAATGCTTGAGCATGTACCGGACCCTGAATCGGTAATCGCATCATTAGCAACATTGGTGAAGCCTGGTGGTCATGTGTTTATGTCAACGCTTAATAAAACACTTAAAGGGTATTTATTTGCCATTGTCGGTGCCGAGCACTTACTTAAGATTGTGCCAAAAGGCACACACGACCACGACAAATTCATCAAGCCTGCAACTTTGATTAATTGGGCTGAAAAATACGGCCTTAAAGCGCGCATTATGAAAGGGTTAAGTTACAATCCGCTTGGTCAAACGTATAGTTTAACCAACGATGTGTCAGTTAACTATATGATCCATTTCGAAAAGTTAGCATAA
- a CDS encoding HAD family hydrolase, producing MYQAVLFDLDGTLIDSADDLGAALNFVLAKHNKPTVSAETYRTQASNGTLALLKLGFGDEWRHFSNDEQTHLKEAFLTYYANNLWCKSRFYQGIVPLITFLDEHAVPWSIVTNKPKHLTNPLVAQITQFANCKNIVSGDTLERAKPYPDPLLYSCELMKVDPRCCIYVGDDERDIIAGKSAGMKTASALWGYLNGNPVSSWQSDFSFTNACSLLNHISSYYGKK from the coding sequence ATGTATCAAGCAGTATTGTTTGATTTAGATGGCACCTTAATCGACAGTGCGGATGATTTAGGTGCTGCGCTTAACTTTGTGTTGGCCAAACATAATAAACCGACGGTAAGTGCAGAAACATATCGTACGCAGGCCTCTAACGGTACGCTTGCATTACTCAAACTTGGTTTTGGTGATGAATGGCGACATTTCTCAAACGACGAACAAACACATTTAAAAGAAGCGTTTCTTACTTATTACGCGAACAATTTATGGTGTAAAAGCCGTTTTTACCAAGGTATTGTGCCACTAATTACGTTTTTAGATGAGCACGCAGTTCCTTGGTCGATTGTGACAAATAAACCAAAGCACTTAACTAACCCCCTTGTTGCGCAAATCACACAATTTGCAAACTGCAAAAATATTGTATCGGGTGACACACTTGAGCGGGCCAAGCCCTACCCTGATCCTTTGCTTTACAGCTGTGAATTAATGAAGGTTGATCCTAGGTGTTGCATCTATGTCGGTGACGATGAGCGCGATATCATTGCTGGCAAATCTGCGGGGATGAAAACAGCTTCGGCGCTTTGGGGATATTTAAATGGCAACCCTGTTTCAAGCTGGCAATCTGACTTTAGCTTTACCAACGCCTGCTCACTGCTTAACCATATATCTAGTTACTATGGTAAAAAATAA
- the nrdA gene encoding class 1a ribonucleoside-diphosphate reductase subunit alpha: MNQELSVSKRDGRKEPLDLDKIHRVIAWAAEGLNNVSVSQVELKSHIQFYDGIRTEDIHETIIKAAADLISKETPDYQYLAARLAIFHLRKKAYGKFEPPKLYDHMVKMVEMNKYDPHLLADYSLQEIEELDAYIDHSRDLTFSYAAVKQLEGKYLVQNRVTGEIYESAQFLYILVAACLFSKYPKDTRLDYVKRFYDATSTFKISLPTPIMAGVRTPTRQFSSCVLIECDDSLDSINATSSSIVKYVSQRAGIGINAGRIRALGSPIRSGEAFHTGCIPFYKHFQTAVKSCSQGGVRGGAATLFYPLWHLEVENLLVLKNNRGVDDNRVRHLDYGVQFNKVMYSRLIKDDYITLFSPSDVPGLYDAFFEDQDEFERLYVQYEQDESIRKKRIKAIELFSMFAQERASTGRIYLQNVDHTNTHSPFDSKVAPIRQSNLCLEIALPTKPLKHVMDEEGEIALCTLSAFNLGAIKSLDELDELAELAVRALDNLLDYQDYPVPAAYNATMGRRTLGIGVINYAYYLAKNGVKYSDGSANALTHRTFEAIQYYLMKASNELAKEKGACPKFNETTYAKGIMPIDTYKKDLDAVCNEQLHLDWDGLRDSIVKHGMRNSTLSALMPSETSSQISNATNGIEPPRGHISVKASKDGILKQVVPEYERLQDAYELLWDIPSNDGYLQLVGIMQKFIDQTISANTNYDPNKFEGGKVPMKLLLKDLLTAYKLGVKTLYYHNTRDGASDSQDELKPEPEDDGCAGGACKI, translated from the coding sequence ATGAACCAAGAGCTTTCAGTCAGTAAACGTGACGGTCGCAAGGAACCGCTTGACCTAGACAAAATTCACCGCGTTATTGCATGGGCAGCAGAAGGCCTAAATAACGTATCTGTATCGCAAGTAGAACTAAAATCACACATTCAGTTTTACGACGGTATCCGTACAGAAGATATTCACGAAACCATTATCAAAGCTGCTGCTGATCTAATTTCGAAAGAAACACCAGATTATCAGTACCTTGCTGCGCGTTTGGCAATTTTCCATTTGCGTAAGAAAGCCTATGGTAAATTTGAGCCACCGAAACTATATGATCATATGGTTAAGATGGTTGAAATGAACAAGTATGATCCACATCTACTTGCCGACTATAGCCTGCAGGAAATCGAAGAGCTTGACGCATATATTGATCATTCTCGTGATCTTACCTTCAGCTATGCTGCCGTTAAGCAGTTAGAAGGTAAATACCTTGTGCAAAACCGTGTTACCGGTGAGATTTATGAAAGCGCGCAGTTCCTTTATATTTTAGTTGCAGCATGTTTATTCTCAAAATATCCGAAAGACACGCGTTTAGACTATGTAAAACGTTTTTATGACGCGACATCGACGTTTAAGATCTCATTACCAACGCCAATTATGGCGGGTGTGCGTACCCCTACACGTCAATTCAGTTCATGCGTACTGATTGAATGTGACGATAGTCTAGATTCAATTAATGCAACGTCATCGTCGATTGTAAAATACGTAAGCCAACGTGCTGGTATTGGTATTAATGCTGGTCGAATTCGCGCATTAGGTAGCCCAATTCGCAGCGGTGAAGCATTCCACACTGGCTGTATTCCTTTCTACAAGCACTTCCAAACGGCAGTTAAAAGCTGTTCACAAGGCGGTGTACGTGGTGGCGCGGCAACCCTATTCTACCCGTTATGGCACTTAGAAGTTGAAAACCTACTGGTGCTTAAAAACAACCGTGGTGTTGATGACAACCGTGTTCGTCACTTAGATTACGGCGTTCAGTTTAACAAAGTAATGTATTCGCGTTTAATTAAAGACGATTACATCACGCTGTTTAGCCCGTCAGATGTGCCTGGTCTTTACGATGCATTCTTTGAAGATCAAGATGAGTTCGAGCGCTTATACGTACAATACGAACAAGATGAATCAATTCGTAAAAAACGTATTAAAGCGATTGAATTATTCTCTATGTTTGCCCAAGAGCGTGCAAGCACAGGTCGTATTTACCTACAAAACGTAGACCACACAAATACACATAGCCCGTTTGATTCAAAAGTAGCACCAATTCGTCAGTCTAACTTGTGTTTAGAAATTGCGCTTCCTACTAAGCCGTTAAAACACGTAATGGACGAAGAAGGTGAAATTGCACTGTGTACGCTTTCTGCGTTCAACCTAGGTGCGATTAAATCACTTGATGAATTAGACGAATTAGCAGAACTTGCTGTACGTGCACTAGATAACTTACTAGATTATCAAGATTACCCTGTACCGGCTGCATATAACGCAACTATGGGTCGTCGTACGTTAGGTATTGGTGTAATTAACTACGCTTATTACCTTGCGAAAAACGGTGTTAAGTATTCAGACGGTTCAGCAAACGCGTTAACTCACCGTACATTTGAGGCAATTCAATATTACTTAATGAAAGCGTCAAATGAACTTGCTAAAGAAAAAGGCGCATGTCCTAAGTTTAACGAAACAACGTACGCAAAAGGCATTATGCCAATTGATACCTACAAGAAAGATCTTGATGCGGTATGTAATGAGCAATTGCACCTTGATTGGGATGGCCTACGTGACAGCATTGTTAAACACGGTATGCGTAACTCAACGTTATCTGCGTTAATGCCGTCAGAAACGTCATCGCAAATCTCTAACGCAACCAATGGTATTGAGCCACCGCGTGGACACATCAGTGTTAAAGCGAGTAAAGACGGTATCTTAAAGCAAGTAGTACCAGAGTACGAGCGCTTGCAAGATGCGTACGAGTTACTTTGGGATATTCCAAGCAACGATGGTTACTTGCAATTGGTGGGTATTATGCAGAAATTTATCGACCAAACCATTTCTGCTAACACAAATTATGATCCAAATAAGTTTGAAGGCGGTAAAGTTCCAATGAAGCTATTGCTTAAGGATTTACTAACTGCATACAAACTTGGTGTTAAAACACTTTACTACCACAACACCCGTGATGGTGCATCGGATTCTCAGGACGAGCTTAAGCCAGAGCCTGAAGATGATGGCTGTGCAGGCGGCGCGTGTAAGATCTAA
- the nrdB gene encoding class Ia ribonucleoside-diphosphate reductase subunit beta: MSYSTFSREHNDQLKEPMFFGQTVNVSRYDQQKHPIFEKLIEKQLSFFWRPEEVDVSKDRIDFEGLPEHEKHIFLSNLKYQTLLDSVQGRSPNVALLPIVSIPELETWIETWAFSETIHSRSYTHIIRNVTKQPELIFDDIVTNEKIAERAEEVTRYYDELISLTTIYNEYGEGKHQINGEEVKINLFDLKKKLYLCIMSVNILEAIRFYVSFACSFAFAERELMEGNAKIIKLIARDEALHLSGTQHILNIMQEGDDDPEMAIVAAQCREESIAMFTKAAEQEKEWAEYLFKDGSMIGLNKDILCQYVEYITNVRMAAVGLPTVFETSSNPIPWINAWLVSDNVQVAPQEAEISSYLVGQIDSEVNASDFGDFDL, from the coding sequence ATGTCGTATTCAACATTTAGTCGCGAGCATAATGACCAACTAAAAGAACCAATGTTCTTTGGACAAACTGTTAATGTTTCGCGCTATGATCAACAAAAGCATCCTATTTTTGAAAAGCTAATTGAAAAGCAACTTTCGTTCTTCTGGCGTCCTGAAGAAGTTGACGTAAGCAAAGACCGCATCGACTTCGAGGGTTTACCAGAGCACGAAAAGCACATTTTCTTGAGTAACTTAAAATACCAAACACTACTTGATAGTGTACAAGGTCGTTCACCAAATGTTGCGTTACTCCCTATCGTATCAATTCCAGAACTTGAAACTTGGATTGAAACGTGGGCGTTCAGTGAAACAATTCACAGCCGTTCGTACACCCACATTATTCGCAATGTAACAAAACAGCCAGAACTGATTTTTGACGACATTGTTACCAATGAAAAAATTGCAGAGCGCGCAGAAGAAGTGACGCGTTACTATGATGAACTAATCAGCTTAACGACGATTTACAACGAATACGGTGAAGGCAAACACCAAATTAACGGTGAAGAAGTAAAGATCAATCTATTCGATCTTAAAAAGAAACTGTATCTTTGCATCATGTCAGTAAACATTTTAGAAGCAATCCGCTTCTATGTTAGTTTTGCTTGCTCGTTTGCGTTTGCAGAACGTGAATTGATGGAAGGTAATGCGAAAATCATCAAGCTTATCGCACGTGATGAAGCGCTTCACTTATCGGGCACACAGCACATTCTAAACATTATGCAAGAAGGTGATGACGACCCTGAAATGGCCATTGTTGCAGCGCAATGCCGCGAAGAATCGATTGCAATGTTCACCAAGGCAGCAGAGCAAGAAAAAGAATGGGCAGAATACTTATTCAAAGACGGCTCAATGATTGGCTTAAACAAAGACATTCTTTGCCAGTATGTTGAATACATTACAAATGTACGTATGGCAGCCGTTGGTTTACCAACTGTATTTGAAACCAGCTCAAACCCAATTCCTTGGATCAACGCGTGGTTAGTTTCAGATAACGTACAGGTAGCACCACAAGAAGCTGAAATTAGTTCTTACCTTGTCGGTCAAATTGATTCAGAAGTAAATGCTTCTGACTTTGGTGACTTTGATCTTTGA
- the yfaE gene encoding class I ribonucleotide reductase maintenance protein YfaE: MSKVTVVNTDQSLEFDSDQPNLLTFLEKNKIQTQFHCREGFCGACRCKLVSGKVDYQQEPLAFVRKGEILLCCATPLEDIEIDIPKF, encoded by the coding sequence ATGAGCAAAGTTACTGTTGTAAATACTGATCAGAGTCTTGAATTCGACTCTGATCAGCCAAATCTACTCACCTTCTTAGAAAAAAATAAAATCCAAACACAATTTCACTGCCGTGAAGGGTTTTGCGGTGCCTGCCGCTGTAAGCTAGTCAGTGGCAAGGTCGACTACCAACAGGAACCATTGGCATTTGTTCGTAAAGGTGAGATTTTATTGTGTTGCGCCACGCCACTTGAAGATATCGAAATAGACATTCCAAAGTTTTAA
- a CDS encoding TonB-dependent receptor, producing MKKSLISLAVLSVVFPLSSHAAQISGQLTDNSGKPITGVAVHVHGKEKTVTTNSEGQYQIELDADSQLHFSKDGFLDKRISVKNQAQTINFVLEKSSIEAITVYASALHKSNLEMASPVAVLAGDELKDKSSNTLGETLNRLPGVSQTYFSSVASSPVIRGLDGPRVRVMQNGLESSDASRVGPDHANTNETLSAEQIEVLRGPATLLYGSGAIGGVVNVVDGRIPTTNYESLEGAVEYKHDTVNEGNTAAFVLNGGDNGFNFHLDGLKRKTEDTEVPKFEAHHEEHEEEHEGEDHADEHDEEVLDSIENSFIDTTAFNLGTSYVNEHLVVGVSYGKIESDYGIPGHSHAHHDHDHGHEHEEEDHGHEDEHEEHGDVFARLTQDRYQARFTYSLHDSMIERFDVKLGYTDYRHAEIEEGMEGTVFTNESKELRATAEHNLLGWHGVVGYHYYDSDYGADGAEAFTPHSDTTQHALFVLEEKTFGDFRVELGGRFENTEIDAPEIHLGHDEHDHETHGDEDHHGEEYAYIGEFDSVSLSAGSIWNFKEGHSVALSLGHSERAPSAAELLSNGLHIATSTYDLGLGYEIEDGEIHFEPENIESETSNNIDLTLRKFNGDFGYTINAFYNQIDNFYFQQDTGLVIDAHHDEMLSMDEYLSHGHDADEATRVFQYQYADVDLYGIEFDVHYQVNNQLLVKLIGDHIRNDVKDSSEYLPRFPQNKLGFEAEYDWHALQVNFAATHYFEQDKLGAHETHTDSYTLFDVSAKYNLDVLNTDSFVFAKVQNITDELAFSHTSFIKDIAPLPGRNVQLGLRVYF from the coding sequence ATGAAAAAATCTCTCATTAGCTTGGCAGTGCTAAGCGTAGTATTCCCTCTTAGCTCACACGCTGCACAGATTTCAGGACAATTAACTGATAATTCAGGCAAGCCAATTACTGGTGTTGCAGTGCATGTTCATGGTAAAGAAAAAACTGTTACAACCAACAGTGAAGGTCAATATCAAATTGAACTGGATGCTGATAGCCAGCTACATTTCAGTAAAGATGGTTTTCTAGACAAACGCATTAGCGTTAAAAACCAAGCGCAAACAATCAATTTTGTACTAGAAAAATCATCAATTGAAGCAATCACTGTATATGCTTCAGCGCTTCACAAAAGTAACCTTGAGATGGCCTCTCCTGTAGCAGTGCTTGCAGGAGACGAGCTCAAAGATAAATCATCTAATACACTCGGTGAAACCCTAAATAGACTACCGGGTGTTAGCCAAACATATTTTAGTTCTGTCGCGTCTTCACCTGTTATTCGAGGTTTAGATGGCCCACGTGTACGCGTTATGCAAAATGGTTTAGAAAGTAGTGATGCATCGCGCGTTGGCCCTGATCACGCAAACACCAACGAAACATTAAGCGCAGAACAAATTGAAGTACTGCGTGGACCAGCAACATTGCTGTATGGTTCAGGAGCAATTGGCGGTGTAGTGAATGTGGTCGATGGCCGTATTCCGACAACTAACTACGAGTCGTTAGAAGGTGCTGTTGAATATAAACACGATACCGTTAACGAAGGCAATACAGCAGCATTTGTACTAAATGGTGGTGATAATGGCTTTAATTTCCATCTCGATGGTTTAAAACGTAAAACTGAAGACACCGAAGTGCCAAAGTTTGAAGCGCATCACGAAGAGCACGAAGAAGAGCATGAAGGCGAAGACCACGCAGATGAGCATGACGAAGAAGTATTAGATTCAATTGAAAACAGTTTTATTGACACAACTGCATTCAATTTAGGCACAAGCTATGTGAACGAACACCTAGTTGTAGGGGTTTCTTATGGCAAGATTGAATCAGACTACGGTATTCCGGGCCACTCTCATGCACACCACGACCATGATCATGGACATGAACACGAAGAAGAAGACCATGGGCATGAAGATGAGCACGAAGAACATGGCGATGTATTCGCTCGATTAACTCAAGACCGTTATCAAGCGCGTTTTACATACAGCCTACATGATTCTATGATTGAGCGTTTTGATGTGAAACTTGGTTATACTGATTACCGCCACGCCGAAATCGAAGAAGGCATGGAAGGCACTGTATTTACCAACGAATCGAAAGAATTACGTGCAACTGCTGAACATAACCTATTAGGTTGGCACGGTGTCGTAGGTTACCACTACTATGATTCGGATTACGGTGCTGATGGTGCAGAAGCATTTACCCCACACAGCGATACAACACAGCATGCACTTTTCGTATTGGAAGAAAAAACGTTTGGCGATTTTCGCGTTGAGTTGGGTGGTCGTTTTGAAAATACAGAAATCGATGCACCAGAAATTCACCTTGGTCATGACGAACACGACCATGAAACGCATGGTGATGAAGATCATCACGGTGAAGAATACGCATACATTGGTGAATTCGATAGCGTAAGTTTATCTGCAGGCTCTATCTGGAATTTCAAAGAAGGTCATTCGGTAGCGCTTTCTCTTGGTCATTCAGAACGTGCGCCAAGTGCAGCTGAGCTACTATCAAATGGTCTGCATATTGCAACAAGCACATATGATCTTGGTCTAGGCTATGAAATTGAAGACGGTGAAATTCATTTTGAGCCTGAAAACATTGAAAGCGAAACATCAAATAATATCGACCTAACGCTACGTAAGTTCAATGGCGATTTTGGCTATACCATAAACGCTTTTTATAATCAGATTGATAACTTCTATTTCCAGCAAGATACAGGGTTGGTAATTGATGCACACCATGACGAAATGCTTTCTATGGACGAGTATTTATCGCATGGTCACGATGCAGATGAAGCAACACGTGTTTTCCAATATCAATATGCAGATGTTGATTTGTACGGTATTGAGTTTGATGTTCACTATCAAGTAAATAATCAACTGCTAGTAAAATTAATTGGTGATCATATTCGCAACGATGTTAAAGACTCATCGGAATATTTACCGCGTTTCCCGCAAAATAAATTAGGTTTTGAAGCTGAATATGACTGGCATGCATTGCAAGTAAACTTTGCTGCTACGCATTACTTTGAGCAAGACAAGTTAGGCGCACACGAAACTCACACCGACAGCTACACATTATTTGATGTATCTGCGAAGTATAATCTTGATGTGTTAAACACTGATTCGTTTGTATTTGCAAAAGTGCAAAATATTACAGACGAACTTGCTTTCAGCCATACTTCGTTTATTAAAGATATCGCACCATTACCAGGTCGTAACGTACAGTTAGGCCTACGCGTTTATTTCTAA